The proteins below are encoded in one region of Engystomops pustulosus chromosome 8, aEngPut4.maternal, whole genome shotgun sequence:
- the LOC140075702 gene encoding claudin-4-like yields MASTGLQILGMALALIGWVGSIITCALPMWKVTAFIGNNIVVAQIIWEGLWMNCIVQSTGQMQCKVYDSMLALPQDLQAARALTVICVLVAILAVLIGIVGAKCTNCVEDETTKARVSLVAGVVFLVAGVLMLIPVCWSANSIIRDFYNPLVVEAQKRELGAALYIGWASAALLLLGGSLLSCSCPKKSEVSYTARYTAAPSQARSDYPSKNYV; encoded by the coding sequence ATGGCTTCCACTGGTCTCCAGATCCTGGGCATGGCGCTGGCCCTGATTGGTTGGGTGGGCTCCATCATCACCTGCGCGCTGCCCATGTGGAAGGTGACGGCATTCATCGGGAACAACATTGTGGTGGCGCAGATCATCTGGGAGGGATTGTGGATGAACTGTATTGTGCAGAGCACCGGGCAGATGCAGTGTAAGGTCTACGACTCGATGCTGGCGCTGCCCCAGGACCTGCAGGCTGCCCGCGCCTTGACCGTCATCTGCGTCCTGGTGGCCATCCTGGCCGTCCTCATCGGGATTGTGGGAGCCAAGTGCACCAACTGCGTGGAGGATGAGACCACCAAGGCGCGGGTGAGCCTGGTGGCCGGGGTGGTCTTCCTGGTTGCTGGCGTCCTCATGTTGATCCCTGTCTGCTGGTCAGCCAATAGCATCATCCGTGACTTCTACAATCCGCTGGTGGTGGAGGCGCAGAAGCGGGAGCTTGGGGCCGCTCTGTACATCGGCTGGGCCTCCGCTGCCCTCCTGCTGCTGGGGGGCTCCCTGCTCTCCTGCTCCTGCCCCAAGAAGTCTGAGGTCTCCTACACGGCTCGCTACACGGCTGCCCCCTCCCAGGCCCGCAGCGACTACCCCAGCAAGAACTACGTATGA